The Desulfovulcanus ferrireducens genome includes the window GACTGGCTCAAACTTTTGAACTCGTCCCACCCGGGGGACTTTTAATTACTCCCCAATTGGTCAACCAAATTTTCCTTTTTTCAGGTCAAATTTTTGTCCTGGCTATAAAAATTGCTGCCCCTGTCATGACTGCCATATTTTTAGTGGATCTCGCGCTGGCTCTTATCTCCAGAGCCGCTCCACAGATGAATGTCCTCTTTGTCGGCTTTCCCCTAAAAATTGGCGTAGGTTTTTTGTTCCTTGGTCTATTATTTAAAATTATGAGTGTATATCTCTCTGATTTCGTGCATAACTTAGGCACATATTTTGGACAGTTATTAAAGGCGATGTAACCAGGATGCCGGATGCCAGCTAAGAATTGATTCCGCGTTCAATCAGTAAAGATAAGTGCGGAAATGATGATTGCAGGGATTGGGCTCTAAATTTAGTTGCTTCAAAAAATTCATTATCAGGACTTTAAAATTTTAACGACTCAACCTTAAAACCTCTATCACTATGCCTCAACAAGATCCAAGTCGTACGGAAAAAGCAACGCCCAAACGGCGAAAAAAGGCTCGCCAAGAAGGTAATGTTCCCCGCAGTCAGGAACTATCCAAGGTGATGAGTCTCTTAGCCGGAGTCATTGCCCTGCGCATTGGTATCTCTTTTATTGGAGAACAAATTACTGACCTGTATAACTGGTTTTTAAACAAAGGTATTCATACCCAGTTAACCCAAGACAATGCTTACGCTATATTTTTATTCTGCTCACAAAAAATTGCCCTTATTGTTCTTCCTGTCATGATATTTATTGCTTTGATCACCTTCATTACCGTCCGCTTACAAGTAGGACCTTTATGGACTACCAAACCCTTAACACCCAAATTCAAAAACTTTAATCTAATAGCCGGACTAAAAAAAATATTCTTTGAGCCCAAAACTTTTATCCGCCTAGCACGCAGCCTGCTTCAGGCTTGTGTCGTGGCCATAGCTCCTTATCTAGTGCTTAAATCTGAATTCCACAATCTTTTGTCCCTGTTTTATGAGAGCACAGCAGGCATTTCCGCTTACATATTAAGTACAGGATTTAAGATGACCGAGTACGCCCTTGTCCCTATGCTTATAATTGGCATAGCCGACCTCATCTATACTCGCTGGGATTATGAAGAAAACCTGAAAATGACTAAACAGGAAATTAAAGATGAGCGCAAACAGAGTGAAGGAGATCCAACCATTAAGAGCAAACAAAAACAGAAGATGCTCGCGGCCATGCAAAAGAGAATGATAAAAAAAGTCCCTGAGGCAGATGTGGTCATTACCAACCCCACCCATATAGCCGTGGCCCTAAAATATGATCCCATACAAGCCCCAGCCCCCTTAGTCCTGGCTAAGGGAGTCAATCATGTAGCAGAAAAAATTAAAGAAACTGCCAGAAAGCACAATGTGCCCATCAAAGAAAATAAACCTTTGGCACGAGCCTTGTATAAAAGTGTTGAGGTAGGTGATACTATTCCCGAAGAACTATACAAGGCAGTGGCAGCTATACTTGCTCAACTACATAAATTTCGCCGCCAAAACTAGACAACTTTTACAAAACAATACCACCATCCTTGTTTAGTGGAGGAGCAGGGAATGGTGCGTTAATCAAAAGAATTATTAGCTTATTTGTCAGTTAGGACGACGAGTCACCATAGAGGTGTCAATTTTATGGCAACAAAATCAACCGCTCTGAATCTGGACTATTCAAAGTTCTCTAAGCAGGGAGACGTTCTTCTGGCCGCTGGGGTGGTCATTGTCCTCTTTGTAATGCTTATCCCCATGCCGACCATTGTCCTTGACGTGATGCTCGCCTTTAATATCTCTTTTGCCCTGGTCATCCTGGTCACGGTCATGTTTATGAAATCCCCTTTAGAGTTTTCAATTTTTCCCTCTCTGCTTCTAGTGACCACTTTGCTACGTTTGGCCTTGAATGTGGCTTCTACCAGGTTGATACTTATTCATGGCGACCAGGGCACGGCAGCAGCAGGAAAAGTCATTCAGGCCTTTGGCAATTTCGTAGTTGGCGGCAATTACGTTATAGGGATTGTTATTTTTCTCATCTTATTTGCCTTGAACAAAATGGTCATTACAACCGGTACAACAAGAATCGCTGAAGTTGCTGCTCGCTTCACCCTTGATGCTATGCCAGGTAAACAAATGGCTATTGAAGCAGACCTTAATGCTGGCCTTATTGACGAACAGGAAGCCAAAAAACAACGTGAGCTGATCCGTAAGGAAGCTGACTTCTACGGAGCCATGGATGGTGCGGGCAAGTTCGTCTCAGGAGATGTTAAAGCCGGCATGCTCATTACAGCTATCAACATCATTGGCGGCTTTTTTATCGGGGTAATGCAAAAAAACATGAACTGGATGGAGGCCGCCCAGACCTACACTTTGCTGACTATTGGCGACGGCCTGGTCTCCACTATTCCTTCTATAATCATCTCCACTTCTGCAGGCATTATTGTCAGCCGGGCAGCAGCTGAAGCTCAAATGGGTGAAGAATTTATTGCCCAATTGACCTTTCATCCCAGAGCCTTACGCTTGGTCTCAGTCGTCCTGGTTCTCTTCGCCATAGTCCCGGGCATGCCTACTTTTGCCTTTTTACTCCTCTCCGCTACGTTATTTACCCTATCTCTTTTAGCGGCCAAAAATAAAGCCATGCTCGATCAAATGGAAGTACAGAAAAAGAAAACCCAAAAGGCACCCCAGGATACTCCGGAAGAAGTTCAGGCTTTACTTCCACTGGATATTCTAGCATTAGAAGTCGGCTACGGACTCATCCCTCTGGTAGATGAAGACCAAAATGGGAACCTTTTGGCACGAATCAAGTCCATCAGACGTCAATTCGCCCTGGATATGGGTGTCATCATTCCTTCCCTGCATTTAAGGGACAATTTAGAGTTAAAGCCTGGTGAATATGTTGTTCTCATAAAAGGTAATGAAGTGGGAAGGGCTGAAATCATGATTGACCATTACCTGGCCATGGATCCCGGTGATGCTAAATACAGGATCAAAGGAATTGAGACGCTCGAACCGGCTTTTAATTTACCGGCTCTGTGGATACCTAAAGAAAAGAAAGAAGAAGCTGTTATGGCCGGATATACTGTGGTTGATCCTTCAACGGTCATTGCTACCCACTTAACTGAAATCTTTAAACGCAACCTGCACGAATTCTTAGGACGCCAGGAAACTCAGAATCTCTTGGACAACCTGGCTCAGAGAGCCCCCAAGGCCGTTGAAGATCTGGTTCCCAATATCTTAAGCCTTGGTACTGTTCAAAAAGTACTACAAAATCTTGTTCGAGAAGGTGTATCCATCCGCGACATTCTAACCATTGTTGAAACCCTTGCAGACTATGGCCAGCAAACTAAAGATCCTGAACAGCTTACTGAATTTGTCCGCCAGCGTCTGGGCAGGACCATTGTCAAACCTTACCTGACTCAGGACAATGCCTTGCCGATTCTGACCCTGGACCCGCAGATTGAACAAACCTTTCAGGAAAATTTACGTCAGACAGAGCAAGGCACTTATCTGGCAATGGAGCCACAACTGGCCCATTCTATTATCCAGGCCATCAACAAAACCTTGGAAAAGGCCATGATAAGTGAAGGACAGCCGGTTTTGTTGGTCACTCCCATACTTAGACCCCATCTGGCGCAACTATTAATACGCTTTGTGCCCAATTTACCTGTTATTTCCCAGGCCGAAATACCGCCTGACATCCGTTTGGAATCCGTTGGAGTGGTGAGTTTAAACCATGCAAATTAAAACTTTCCGTGGCAAAACATCATCTGAAGTGATGGCCCGGGTCAAAAAAGAGCTGGGACCTGATGCGGTTATTCTGAGCAGTGAAAACATCACTGAAAACGGCCAAAAATGGTATGAAATAGTCGTGGCTCTGGAAAGGGAAGTTGAGAAAGATTTAAAACCCCAGATTCCCAAAAAAACTAATTTTGATCTGGACTTCCGCCTGGAGTGGGAAAACTTTAAAAAAAGTATATACGACCTGGTCAAGCCACAGCTAAACAGAGAAAACATAACTCCTAGACAAAGACAGGTCTTGGATTTTCTGGAAAA containing:
- the flhA gene encoding flagellar biosynthesis protein FlhA, producing the protein MATKSTALNLDYSKFSKQGDVLLAAGVVIVLFVMLIPMPTIVLDVMLAFNISFALVILVTVMFMKSPLEFSIFPSLLLVTTLLRLALNVASTRLILIHGDQGTAAAGKVIQAFGNFVVGGNYVIGIVIFLILFALNKMVITTGTTRIAEVAARFTLDAMPGKQMAIEADLNAGLIDEQEAKKQRELIRKEADFYGAMDGAGKFVSGDVKAGMLITAINIIGGFFIGVMQKNMNWMEAAQTYTLLTIGDGLVSTIPSIIISTSAGIIVSRAAAEAQMGEEFIAQLTFHPRALRLVSVVLVLFAIVPGMPTFAFLLLSATLFTLSLLAAKNKAMLDQMEVQKKKTQKAPQDTPEEVQALLPLDILALEVGYGLIPLVDEDQNGNLLARIKSIRRQFALDMGVIIPSLHLRDNLELKPGEYVVLIKGNEVGRAEIMIDHYLAMDPGDAKYRIKGIETLEPAFNLPALWIPKEKKEEAVMAGYTVVDPSTVIATHLTEIFKRNLHEFLGRQETQNLLDNLAQRAPKAVEDLVPNILSLGTVQKVLQNLVREGVSIRDILTIVETLADYGQQTKDPEQLTEFVRQRLGRTIVKPYLTQDNALPILTLDPQIEQTFQENLRQTEQGTYLAMEPQLAHSIIQAINKTLEKAMISEGQPVLLVTPILRPHLAQLLIRFVPNLPVISQAEIPPDIRLESVGVVSLNHAN
- the flhB gene encoding flagellar biosynthesis protein FlhB; the encoded protein is MPQQDPSRTEKATPKRRKKARQEGNVPRSQELSKVMSLLAGVIALRIGISFIGEQITDLYNWFLNKGIHTQLTQDNAYAIFLFCSQKIALIVLPVMIFIALITFITVRLQVGPLWTTKPLTPKFKNFNLIAGLKKIFFEPKTFIRLARSLLQACVVAIAPYLVLKSEFHNLLSLFYESTAGISAYILSTGFKMTEYALVPMLIIGIADLIYTRWDYEENLKMTKQEIKDERKQSEGDPTIKSKQKQKMLAAMQKRMIKKVPEADVVITNPTHIAVALKYDPIQAPAPLVLAKGVNHVAEKIKETARKHNVPIKENKPLARALYKSVEVGDTIPEELYKAVAAILAQLHKFRRQN